Proteins from a genomic interval of Bacteroidales bacterium:
- a CDS encoding permease, giving the protein VMVLMGLFAVWVSKEMVVKYLGKTSGIKGVFLAILFGALPPGPLYVAFPLAAGLLKKGARISNIIIFLSAWGCIKIPQEMVELQFLGLKFMATRLILTVIFVVIMGVSIERIIEWSDKKTSKSIGGEDDASI; this is encoded by the coding sequence GTGATGGTGTTGATGGGACTTTTTGCTGTGTGGGTATCAAAAGAAATGGTTGTAAAATATTTGGGGAAAACTTCAGGAATAAAAGGTGTTTTTCTTGCCATACTCTTTGGTGCACTGCCGCCAGGCCCCCTTTATGTGGCTTTCCCTTTGGCTGCAGGCTTGCTAAAAAAAGGCGCACGCATTTCCAACATCATTATTTTTCTTTCAGCATGGGGTTGTATAAAGATTCCTCAAGAGATGGTGGAACTCCAGTTCCTTGGGCTAAAATTTATGGCAACAAGACTTATTTTAACAGTCATTTTTGTGGTCATCATGGGAGTGTCCATAGAGCGAATAATTGAATGGAGTGATAAAAAGACAAGCAAATCTATAGGAGGTGAAGATGATGCAAGTATTTGA